The following coding sequences lie in one Rutidosis leptorrhynchoides isolate AG116_Rl617_1_P2 chromosome 6, CSIRO_AGI_Rlap_v1, whole genome shotgun sequence genomic window:
- the LOC139853629 gene encoding uncharacterized protein encodes MGTTVGDFFVGISGQWVNTKEKSYVVNVYGPHTDESKIKMWEALNKLQFDITLPWVICGDFNEVREQSERKNCEFVESRAKRFNDFKNNNCLVDVPLGGRKFTRIIGNGKKLTMVLDRDISDHCPIVLRDDQKDFGPKPIKIFDEWFEIDGVDQIIREAWDEGTAGRKSDWIFLQKLKKVKHKLRNWCKCDLGLLDAEVADLKKEVNSWEIAAESRNLDGDELKKWSDSRKRWFEKDKIKSNMLKQKARIR; translated from the exons ATGG GTACAACAGTTGGGGATTTTTTCGTTGGCATCAGTGGTCAGTGGGTTAATACAAAAGAAAAGTCTTATGTGGTCAATGTATATGGTCCACACACGgacgaaagtaaaattaaaatgtgGGAGGCTCTGAACAAACTCCAATTCGACATCACGTTACCGTGGGTCATTTGTGGGGATTTTAACGAGGTTCGGGAACAATCGGAAAGAAAAAACTGTGAATTCGTCGAGAGCAGAGCAAAACGCTTTAATGATTTCAAAAACAACAATTGTCTCGTTGATGTTCCATTAGGGGGTAGGAAGTTCACTAGAATAATTGGTAATGGGAAAAAGTTAA CTATGGTTCTGGATCGAGATATCTCGGACCACTGTCCAATTGTTCTTAGGGATGATCAGAAAGACTTTGGACCTAAGCCAATTAAAATTTTTGATGAATGGTTCGAGATTGATGGTGTAGACCAAATAATCAGGGAGGCATGGGATGAGGGAACTGCAGGCCGAAAGAGTGATTGGATATTTCTTCAAAAACTGAAAAAGGTGAAACATAAACTGAGAAATTGGTGCAAGTGTGACCTTGGATTGCTGGATGCCGAGGTTGCGGATTTAAAAAAAGAAGTCAACTCGTGGGAGATTGCTGCTGAATCCCGAAACTTAGATGGTGATGAGTTAAAAAAGTGGTCGGATTCAAGAAAGAGATGGTTCGAAAAAGATAAGATCAAATCAAATATGTTAAAGCAAAAAGCGAGAATTCGTTGA
- the LOC139853630 gene encoding uncharacterized protein, whose product MASGLRVNFQKSTIYGVGVTRDEVNGIAERFQCQKGDLPFEYLGLPIGSNMKRSNEWKPVIEKFHKKLSGWKVRSISFGERLTLVKSALSSLPLYFFLNLSCSVSCYKSP is encoded by the coding sequence ATGGCATCGGGTCTTCGGGTTAACTTTCAGAAAAGTACTATATATGGTGTTGGGGTTACTAGAGATGAGGTAAATGGTATAGCCGAACGTTTCCAATGTCAAAAAGGAGATCTCCCGTTTGAATATCTCGGGCTTCCGATTGGGTCCAACATGAAAAGATCAAATGAGTGGAAACCGGTTATTGAAAAGTTTCATAAAAAACTCTCCGGGTGGAAAGTTAGATCGATATCTTTTGGCGAAAGGTTGACACTTGTGAAGTCGGCTTTGAGTAGTCTCCCATTGTATTTTTTTCTCAATCTATCATGCTCCGTCTCGTGTTATAAATCTCCTTGA